From Psychrobacillus sp. FSL K6-2836, a single genomic window includes:
- a CDS encoding RNA polymerase sigma factor, whose translation MEMEQLYKEHSDRVYSYIYYLVRQKECAEDLTQETFYKAYKGLDGFNKQASTATWLLKIARNLTYDYFRRKRVIQFFTFDKEHDLETNALSPESRYERKEQLAKMYDSLYKLKKDYQEVLLLRKIQECSIQETAYILGWTEAKVKMKMTRALEALKKKYHQEGGYANETIKKIR comes from the coding sequence ATGGAAATGGAACAGCTATACAAAGAGCATAGCGATAGAGTTTATAGCTATATATACTATCTTGTCCGTCAAAAAGAATGTGCCGAGGATCTCACACAAGAAACATTTTATAAAGCATATAAAGGGCTAGACGGCTTTAACAAGCAAGCTTCAACTGCCACTTGGCTATTAAAAATAGCAAGAAATTTGACCTATGACTATTTTCGAAGGAAAAGGGTAATACAATTTTTCACCTTTGATAAAGAACATGATTTAGAAACAAATGCACTATCACCAGAAAGTCGATATGAACGAAAGGAACAGCTTGCTAAGATGTACGACTCCTTATATAAACTAAAAAAAGATTATCAAGAAGTCTTGCTCCTACGCAAAATACAAGAGTGTTCCATCCAAGAAACAGCCTATATACTTGGCTGGACTGAGGCAAAAGTAAAGATGAAAATGACTCGAGCACTTGAGGCACTTAAAAAGAAATATCATCAGGAAGGAGGTTATGCAAATGAAACCATCAAAAAAATTCGATGA
- a CDS encoding glutaredoxin family protein: MIVHFYTRPGCHLCDDARLMLKLVREDVVFDINEVNIEEDDALHEKYMLMIPVIVLEDEIIQYGQVDYATILEALL, translated from the coding sequence ATGATTGTCCATTTTTACACAAGGCCAGGCTGTCATTTATGTGATGATGCAAGGCTTATGTTGAAGCTTGTAAGAGAAGATGTCGTGTTTGACATAAATGAAGTAAATATCGAAGAAGATGATGCACTACATGAAAAATATATGCTGATGATTCCTGTCATCGTATTGGAAGATGAAATTATTCAATATGGGCAAGTAGATTACGCGACTATTTTGGAAGCATTACTTTGA
- a CDS encoding sugar-binding transcriptional regulator, translated as MDSLLQAQLKLMPEMNILLQKRYRILQTIQLSPGYGRRVIGDLLGLSERETRKELDFLRNQGFIEISRDGASITSSGNDLLIELKEVVREWSGRLQLEQSLVSYLNIKEVIIVPGDVDTNTNTAMLQSQEAAKYLESILSDESIIAVTGGTTIASISNYVHQTDKWKRLLFIAARGGVGKDVRLQANTIASLFANKMNGSYRTLYMPDSLSEEAYSTMKNEPFIKEMMDLYERTNIIIHGIGDALEMARRRNSSLEEMQRLKEIGAVSEAFGYYFNNQGEAVHRIRTIGVQLKQLGNMEHLLAVAGGTKKANALLSYFKQAPAQTVLVTDEGAAQEMIQIIEQNN; from the coding sequence ATGGATTCGTTACTACAGGCTCAGTTAAAGCTAATGCCTGAGATGAACATCTTGTTACAAAAAAGGTATCGAATACTCCAAACGATTCAATTGTCTCCAGGGTACGGCCGAAGAGTGATCGGTGACCTTTTAGGATTGTCGGAAAGAGAAACTAGAAAAGAATTAGACTTTTTGCGCAATCAGGGATTTATAGAAATATCGAGAGATGGAGCTAGTATAACTTCTAGTGGAAATGATTTATTGATAGAGCTTAAAGAAGTTGTACGAGAATGGTCTGGTAGATTGCAGCTCGAACAATCACTTGTAAGTTATTTAAATATAAAAGAAGTGATAATTGTACCGGGAGATGTAGATACTAATACGAATACTGCAATGCTTCAGTCACAAGAAGCAGCAAAATATTTGGAAAGTATTTTATCGGATGAGTCCATCATAGCTGTAACTGGCGGAACAACGATTGCTTCCATTTCGAATTATGTTCATCAAACTGACAAGTGGAAGCGACTATTATTTATAGCTGCAAGAGGTGGAGTTGGTAAGGATGTTCGGCTTCAAGCCAATACAATAGCCTCTCTATTTGCCAATAAAATGAATGGTTCTTATCGAACGTTATACATGCCGGATAGCCTGAGTGAGGAAGCTTACTCTACGATGAAAAATGAACCATTTATAAAAGAAATGATGGATTTATACGAACGAACTAATATCATCATTCATGGTATTGGGGATGCACTTGAAATGGCTCGCCGTAGAAATTCAAGTTTAGAAGAAATGCAACGCTTGAAGGAAATCGGTGCAGTTAGTGAAGCCTTTGGGTATTACTTTAATAACCAAGGGGAAGCAGTACACAGAATTCGCACAATTGGAGTTCAACTAAAACAATTAGGAAATATGGAGCATCTTCTAGCAGTAGCTGGAGGCACTAAAAAAGCAAATGCTCTATTATCATATTTTAAACAAGCACCAGCTCAAACGGTTTTAGTTACCGATGAAGGTGCAGCACAAGAAATGATTCAAATAATTGAACAAAACAACTAG
- the gap gene encoding type I glyceraldehyde-3-phosphate dehydrogenase: protein MTVKLAINGFGRIGRKVFREALEQTEIEVVAINDLTDAAMLAHLLKYDSVHGIFNAEVSSEGDYLVVNGKNIRVFAEKDPAALPWKEQQVDIVIECTGIFSTTDKASKHIEAGAKKVILSQPAKDDMPTFVMGVNADQYNPATDHVISNASCTTNCLSPIAKVLQDQFGIKRGMMTTIHSYTNDQRILDLPHSDYRRARAAAESMIPTTTGAAAAVAKVLPELKGKLDGMAVRVPTPNVSIVDFVAELDKNVTVEELNAALKQASDNELKGILDYNELPLVSRDYNGNTASSTVDGLSTMVLEDNLVKVLAWYDNESGYSARCIDLALLMANKGL from the coding sequence ATGACAGTAAAATTAGCGATTAATGGTTTTGGACGTATTGGACGTAAAGTATTCAGAGAAGCTTTAGAACAAACAGAGATTGAAGTAGTAGCGATCAATGATTTAACGGATGCTGCAATGCTTGCTCATTTATTGAAATATGATTCAGTTCACGGAATCTTCAACGCAGAAGTTTCTTCTGAAGGAGATTACCTTGTAGTAAATGGTAAAAACATTCGCGTATTCGCTGAAAAAGATCCTGCAGCATTACCGTGGAAAGAACAACAAGTAGATATCGTTATTGAGTGTACAGGTATTTTCAGTACAACTGATAAAGCTAGCAAGCATATTGAAGCTGGAGCTAAAAAAGTAATTTTATCACAACCTGCTAAAGACGATATGCCTACATTCGTTATGGGTGTAAATGCTGATCAATACAACCCAGCAACTGATCATGTAATTTCAAACGCTTCTTGTACTACTAACTGTTTATCACCAATTGCAAAAGTTTTACAAGATCAATTTGGTATCAAACGTGGAATGATGACAACAATCCATTCATATACAAATGACCAACGTATTTTAGACTTACCGCATAGCGATTACCGTCGTGCTCGTGCAGCAGCAGAATCTATGATTCCTACAACAACAGGAGCAGCAGCAGCAGTAGCTAAAGTACTTCCTGAGTTGAAAGGGAAATTAGATGGTATGGCAGTTCGTGTACCAACTCCAAACGTATCAATCGTAGACTTTGTTGCTGAATTAGATAAAAACGTTACAGTAGAAGAATTGAATGCAGCTTTAAAACAAGCTTCTGACAATGAGTTAAAAGGAATCTTGGATTATAATGAACTTCCATTAGTTTCTAGAGACTATAACGGAAATACAGCTTCATCTACAGTTGATGGGCTTTCTACTATGGTACTTGAAGATAATTTAGTAAAAGTATTAGCATGGTATGATAACGAATCAGGATATTCTGCGCGTTGTATCGACCTAGCACTACTTATGGCTAATAAAGGACTATAA
- a CDS encoding phosphoglycerate kinase has product MKVKQTMSDVALQGKRVFCRVDFNVPMEDGAITDDTRIRAALPTINNLIEQGAKVILASHMGRPKGEVKEDLRLTKVGEHLAKLLDKPVKKLDESIGETVENAVSAMNDGEIVLLENVRFHAGEEKNDAELAKSFAKLADVYVNDAFGAAHRAHATTEGIAKLLPAVSGLLMQKELDVLGKALAEPERPFTAIIGGAKVKDKIGVIDHLLDKVDNILIGGGLSYTFTKAQGHEIGTSLLEEDKLDLARGFLEKAKEKGVSFYLPVDVVVADEFSKDANTKVVDIDQIPSDWMGLDIGPKTRELYADVIKNSKLIIWNGPMGVFEMEAFANGTKAVADAMAQTAGYTIIGGGDSAAAVEKFDVGDKMDHISTGGGASLEFMEGKDLPGVSALNDK; this is encoded by the coding sequence ATGAAGGTAAAACAAACAATGAGCGATGTAGCTTTACAAGGAAAACGTGTATTTTGTCGTGTAGACTTCAACGTACCAATGGAAGATGGAGCAATCACAGATGATACGAGAATTCGTGCAGCACTACCAACGATTAATAATTTAATCGAACAGGGTGCGAAAGTAATCCTTGCTAGCCATATGGGACGACCTAAAGGTGAAGTGAAGGAAGATTTACGTTTGACTAAAGTTGGAGAGCATTTAGCAAAACTTTTGGATAAGCCAGTAAAAAAACTAGATGAATCTATTGGAGAAACTGTAGAGAATGCAGTTTCAGCTATGAATGATGGAGAAATCGTATTATTAGAAAATGTTCGCTTTCATGCAGGTGAAGAGAAGAATGATGCGGAGCTAGCAAAGTCCTTTGCAAAGCTTGCTGATGTTTACGTAAATGATGCATTTGGTGCTGCACATCGTGCACATGCTACGACAGAAGGTATCGCAAAATTACTTCCTGCGGTTTCAGGGCTATTGATGCAAAAAGAGTTAGATGTATTAGGCAAAGCTTTAGCAGAGCCTGAACGTCCATTTACTGCCATTATTGGTGGTGCAAAAGTAAAAGATAAAATCGGTGTAATTGATCATCTATTGGACAAGGTTGATAATATTTTAATAGGTGGCGGCCTTTCTTATACATTTACAAAGGCACAAGGGCATGAGATTGGTACATCTCTTCTAGAAGAAGATAAACTGGACCTTGCAAGAGGATTCCTTGAAAAAGCAAAAGAAAAAGGTGTTTCTTTCTATTTGCCGGTAGATGTAGTAGTTGCAGATGAATTTTCAAAGGATGCTAACACAAAAGTAGTAGATATCGATCAAATTCCTTCTGATTGGATGGGATTAGATATTGGTCCAAAAACACGAGAACTATACGCTGACGTTATTAAAAATAGTAAGCTAATTATTTGGAATGGACCTATGGGAGTATTCGAAATGGAAGCATTTGCAAACGGTACAAAAGCAGTAGCGGATGCAATGGCACAAACAGCTGGCTATACAATTATCGGAGGCGGCGATTCTGCAGCAGCTGTAGAAAAGTTCGATGTTGGCGATAAGATGGACCATATTTCGACTGGTGGAGGAGCTTCCTTAGAGTTTATGGAAGGCAAGGATTTACCAGGAGTTTCTGCTTTAAACGATAAGTAA
- the tpiA gene encoding triose-phosphate isomerase, which translates to MRKPVIAGNWKMYKTLGEAKEFALQLKEQQVDSSKVDAVICAPALFLDQLVQATKGSFISIGAQTMHEEKEGAYTGEVSGQQLQDLGVEYVVIGHSERRQYFNETDESVNKKVKSAFENKLTPIICVGETLEQREQNETEAIVSNQVMAAIEGLTEDQLIHSIIAYEPIWAIGTGKTATADDANDVCQAIRETILDGFGEEVASQVRIQYGGSVKPENIKELLSKEHIDGALVGGASLQVDSFVKLLEAGANA; encoded by the coding sequence ATGCGTAAACCAGTAATAGCAGGGAATTGGAAAATGTATAAAACACTTGGTGAGGCAAAGGAATTTGCACTTCAGTTAAAGGAACAACAAGTAGATAGCTCAAAAGTTGATGCAGTAATCTGTGCTCCAGCGCTATTTTTAGATCAGCTTGTTCAAGCGACAAAAGGTTCGTTTATTTCTATCGGAGCACAAACGATGCACGAGGAAAAAGAGGGGGCATATACTGGTGAGGTTAGCGGCCAACAGCTTCAGGACTTAGGAGTAGAATATGTTGTAATTGGGCATTCTGAACGCCGTCAATATTTCAACGAAACAGACGAATCAGTCAATAAAAAAGTAAAATCTGCATTTGAAAATAAACTTACACCAATCATTTGTGTAGGTGAAACATTAGAGCAACGTGAGCAAAATGAAACAGAAGCTATTGTTTCTAACCAAGTAATGGCAGCAATCGAAGGGTTGACAGAAGATCAACTAATCCATTCTATTATTGCGTATGAGCCTATTTGGGCTATTGGAACTGGGAAAACAGCTACTGCAGACGATGCAAATGATGTATGCCAAGCAATCCGTGAAACTATTTTAGATGGTTTTGGTGAAGAAGTGGCAAGTCAAGTTCGCATCCAATACGGAGGTAGTGTGAAACCTGAAAATATTAAAGAGCTTCTTTCTAAGGAGCATATTGACGGTGCACTAGTAGGAGGAGCAAGCCTACAAGTAGATTCTTTTGTGAAACTATTGGAGGCTGGTGCAAATGCCTAA
- the gpmI gene encoding 2,3-bisphosphoglycerate-independent phosphoglycerate mutase has protein sequence MPKSPVALIILDGFGLRHEKFGNAVAQANKPNFDRYWNKFPNATLTASGEAVGLPEGQMGNSEVGHLNIGAGRVVYQNLTRIHKSIREGEFFLEPKLLAAIEHVKQTGGKLHLMGLLSDGGVHSHYSHLFALLKLAKEQGLEDVFVHGFLDGRDVGPRTAIGYVAETEKQMKDIGIGKFASISGRYYAMDRDRRWERVLIAYKAIVEGLGKTAESASAGILASYEEDIVDEFVVPFVIEEDGKPAVTIDTNDAVIFFNFRPDRAIQLSMALNTPSFDSLPLSDNHPTNLKFVTFTHYSDDVVADVVFEKADLYNTVGEVLSNHNKTQLRIAETEKYPHVTFFMSGGREATFPGEERILINSPKVATYDLQPEMSAYEVTDALLDAIANDRFDAIILNFANPDMVGHSGMLEPTIKAIEAVDDCLGKVVDAILAKGGHAIITADHGNSDEVTTMEGQPMTAHTTNPVPVIVTSKNTTLRSDGILADLAPTMLHLLGIETPPEMTGKTLIETES, from the coding sequence ATGCCTAAAAGTCCAGTAGCACTAATCATACTAGATGGTTTCGGCTTGCGTCATGAAAAGTTTGGAAATGCAGTTGCTCAGGCAAACAAACCAAATTTCGATCGATATTGGAATAAGTTTCCGAATGCAACACTTACGGCCTCTGGAGAAGCAGTTGGCTTACCAGAAGGGCAAATGGGTAATTCAGAGGTTGGTCATTTAAATATTGGTGCAGGTAGAGTAGTTTATCAAAACCTAACTCGAATTCATAAATCAATTCGTGAAGGAGAATTTTTCTTAGAGCCTAAGCTTTTAGCTGCAATTGAGCATGTAAAGCAAACAGGTGGAAAATTACACTTGATGGGATTACTTTCTGACGGTGGCGTTCATAGTCACTATTCGCATTTATTTGCTTTATTGAAGCTCGCAAAAGAACAAGGGCTAGAAGACGTATTTGTCCATGGATTTTTGGATGGACGCGACGTAGGTCCTAGAACTGCGATCGGATATGTAGCAGAAACTGAGAAACAAATGAAGGATATCGGTATAGGGAAGTTCGCTTCCATCAGTGGTAGATACTATGCTATGGATCGTGATCGCAGATGGGAACGAGTTTTAATCGCATATAAAGCAATAGTAGAAGGTTTAGGGAAAACAGCAGAGTCAGCATCAGCTGGTATTTTAGCTTCTTATGAAGAGGATATTGTGGATGAATTTGTTGTTCCCTTCGTTATTGAAGAAGATGGGAAGCCTGCTGTAACGATTGATACGAACGATGCCGTTATCTTCTTTAACTTCCGTCCCGACCGTGCTATTCAATTATCGATGGCTCTAAACACCCCATCATTTGATAGTCTGCCTTTAAGTGACAATCATCCGACGAATTTAAAATTTGTAACCTTCACGCATTATAGTGATGATGTTGTGGCAGATGTGGTATTCGAGAAAGCAGATCTCTATAACACGGTAGGTGAAGTACTTTCAAACCATAACAAAACACAATTACGTATTGCGGAGACTGAAAAGTATCCACATGTAACGTTCTTTATGAGTGGTGGCAGAGAAGCGACCTTCCCAGGAGAAGAGCGTATACTGATCAACTCTCCAAAGGTTGCTACATATGATTTACAGCCTGAAATGAGCGCTTATGAAGTAACGGATGCACTGTTAGATGCAATTGCCAATGATCGATTCGATGCGATTATATTAAACTTTGCCAATCCAGATATGGTAGGGCATAGTGGAATGCTAGAACCAACGATTAAAGCGATTGAAGCAGTAGACGATTGTTTAGGTAAAGTGGTCGATGCCATTTTAGCTAAGGGCGGGCATGCAATTATTACCGCAGATCACGGTAATTCAGATGAAGTAACAACGATGGAAGGGCAGCCAATGACAGCCCACACGACAAATCCTGTTCCAGTGATTGTCACGTCGAAAAATACAACTCTAAGAAGTGACGGAATTTTAGCCGATTTGGCTCCAACCATGTTACACTTATTAGGGATAGAAACACCGCCTGAAATGACAGGTAAAACACTAATCGAAACGGAGAGTTAA
- the eno gene encoding phosphopyruvate hydratase translates to MPIITQIQAREVLDSRGNPTVEVEVFTESGGFGRAIVPSGASTGEYEAVELRDGDKSRYLGKGVLKAVENVNNIIAAELEENYSVLDQVEIDHAMIELDGTENKGNLGANAILGVSIAVAHAAADYLDIPLYQYLGGFNSKQLPVPMMNIVNGGEHADNNVDIQEFMVMPVGAESFRHALRMGAEIFHSLKSVLQEAGLNTAVGDEGGFAPNLKSNEEALSTIVTAIEKAGYKPGEEVLLAMDVAASELFNKEDGKYHLSGEGVVKTSEEMVAWYEELCEKYPIISIEDGLDENDWDGHKLLTERLGKKVQLVGDDLFVTNTKKLAQGIEQGVANSILVKVNQIGTLTETFDAIEMAKRAGYTAVISHRSGESEDVTIADIAVATNAGQIKTGAPSRSDRVAKYNQLLRIEDQLYETAQYLGKETFYNLKK, encoded by the coding sequence ATGCCAATTATTACACAAATTCAAGCACGTGAAGTATTAGATTCACGCGGTAACCCAACAGTAGAAGTGGAAGTATTTACAGAAAGCGGTGGATTTGGACGCGCAATCGTTCCGTCTGGTGCATCTACTGGTGAATATGAAGCAGTAGAACTTCGTGATGGTGACAAGTCAAGATATCTAGGCAAAGGTGTTTTAAAAGCAGTTGAAAATGTGAATAACATTATTGCAGCTGAATTAGAAGAGAATTACTCCGTATTGGATCAGGTAGAAATTGACCATGCAATGATCGAACTAGACGGAACTGAAAATAAAGGGAATTTAGGTGCTAACGCTATTCTTGGCGTATCTATTGCTGTTGCACATGCAGCAGCAGATTACTTGGATATTCCACTTTATCAATACTTAGGTGGATTCAACTCGAAACAATTGCCAGTTCCAATGATGAATATCGTAAACGGTGGAGAACATGCGGATAACAACGTAGATATCCAAGAATTTATGGTAATGCCAGTAGGCGCAGAATCTTTCCGCCATGCATTACGTATGGGCGCTGAAATTTTCCATAGCTTAAAATCTGTATTACAAGAAGCAGGACTAAACACAGCAGTTGGGGATGAGGGCGGATTTGCTCCGAACTTAAAATCTAACGAAGAAGCTCTTTCTACTATCGTGACTGCGATTGAAAAAGCAGGATATAAACCAGGAGAAGAAGTACTTCTTGCAATGGACGTTGCCGCTTCTGAATTATTCAACAAAGAAGATGGCAAATACCACTTATCTGGTGAAGGCGTTGTAAAAACTTCTGAAGAAATGGTTGCTTGGTATGAAGAGCTTTGCGAAAAATACCCAATTATCTCAATTGAAGACGGCTTAGACGAAAACGACTGGGATGGTCATAAACTATTAACAGAGCGTTTAGGTAAAAAAGTACAATTGGTGGGCGATGATCTATTCGTAACAAATACGAAAAAATTAGCGCAAGGAATTGAACAAGGTGTAGCTAACTCAATCCTTGTAAAAGTTAACCAAATTGGTACACTTACAGAAACTTTTGATGCAATTGAAATGGCAAAACGTGCTGGTTATACAGCAGTTATCTCTCACCGTTCTGGTGAATCAGAGGATGTAACAATTGCAGATATCGCAGTTGCAACAAACGCTGGCCAAATCAAAACTGGTGCACCATCTCGTTCAGATCGTGTAGCAAAATACAACCAATTACTTCGTATTGAAGATCAGTTATATGAAACTGCTCAGTACCTAGGAAAAGAAACATTCTACAACTTAAAAAAATAA